One Formosa agariphila KMM 3901 genomic window, TTTTGTATTTGAATTACCCTTTACCTTAGCGTTTGGATTCTGATTAGGGTTTGAAGGTTTTTTTCTTCGTACCGGTCTTTTCGTTGCAGGTTTTGTTGCTACAGCACCATCAGTTGCATCCTTACTTGTTGGCCTTGAGTTTTTATTCGTTCTACGTCGCTTAGACTTTTTTGGTTGATCAAATCGTGTTAAACTATCTTGACCTACAACGTTCTCAAACTCAACTTTAGTATCTTCTAATAAATCTACAGCGTATTCTTCTAAACTTGCAACCGTTTCATTTTTCTTATTTAATGCGATAATTTCTTTGGCTTGTTCAATAGTAATTTTATGCCAATTCATCCACTCACCTTCATAAGCATACCACATATGACCTTTAAAAATATCTGTTTTCTGACAAACAGCAGTTCCTTTTTCGGTCTTTAGTTTTACTTCTGTTTTAGGGAATTGCTTTAATGCATCTAAATACGTATCTAACTCGTAATTTAAACAGCATTTTAATTTTCCGCATTGTCCAGCTAATTTCTGAGGATTTAAAGATAATTGCTGATATCTAGCTGCCGAAGTACTTACCGATCTAAAATCTGTTAACCAAGTAGAACAGCATAACTCCCGACCACAAGATCCAATACCTCCTAAACGTGCAGCTTCCTGACGAAATCCTACTTGTTTCATTTCGATACGGGTTCTAAACTCGCGTGCAAAAACTTTAATTAATTCTCTAAAATCTACACGTTCTTCTGCAGTATAATAGAACGTAGCTTTACTTGCATCTCCTTGATATTCGATATCGGAAATCTTCATATGAAGTTTTAAATCGATAGCAAATTGTCTGGCTTTAACTTTCATTGGCTCTTCCTTGTCCCGAGCCTCAGACCAAATATCAATATCGCGTTGCGATGCTTTCCTGTATATTTTTAAAATCTCTCCATCTTGAGAGATTTTTTTACGTTTCATTTGTACTCTTACCAATTCTCCGGTAAGGGTAACCATTCCAATATCGTGACCATTTGCTGCTTGAGTAGCAACAATATCTCCAATACTTAATGTTAAATTCTCGGTATTTTTATAGTATTCTTTTCGTCCGTTTTTAAAACGGACTTCAATCCAATCAAAAGGAGCTTCACCATTTGGAAGCGACATATTTGCAAGCCAATCGAAAACCGTTAGTTTGTTGCAACTATCCGTTCCGCATGTTCCATTACTTTTGCAACCTTTAGGTTGGCCATCTTTTCCTGTCGAACAACTTTCACAAGCCATAAATTATGTATATATAGATTCTGATAATCAACGATTAACAGAAGAGAATTAGTAAAATGAAGTTTCAATTTTTAAAACTTCATATAGTTGTGAGCAGGACAAGCCTAACACTCACTTTAGTCTGTAAAGATATGATTATTCTAAAGACTTGAAAAAAAGAAATTTTAATTCAACTCAACTTCATAGTTTAATCGATTTGATA contains:
- a CDS encoding PSP1 domain-containing protein, producing the protein MACESCSTGKDGQPKGCKSNGTCGTDSCNKLTVFDWLANMSLPNGEAPFDWIEVRFKNGRKEYYKNTENLTLSIGDIVATQAANGHDIGMVTLTGELVRVQMKRKKISQDGEILKIYRKASQRDIDIWSEARDKEEPMKVKARQFAIDLKLHMKISDIEYQGDASKATFYYTAEERVDFRELIKVFAREFRTRIEMKQVGFRQEAARLGGIGSCGRELCCSTWLTDFRSVSTSAARYQQLSLNPQKLAGQCGKLKCCLNYELDTYLDALKQFPKTEVKLKTEKGTAVCQKTDIFKGHMWYAYEGEWMNWHKITIEQAKEIIALNKKNETVASLEEYAVDLLEDTKVEFENVVGQDSLTRFDQPKKSKRRRTNKNSRPTSKDATDGAVATKPATKRPVRRKKPSNPNQNPNAKVKGNSNTKPNPNAKANTATEEGGAAKPRPNRNNRNKNKRKPQNKQNPNQNPNAKPNPNARPKPKPRPNPNAKANPNQKSNPNTNAEK